In Rutidosis leptorrhynchoides isolate AG116_Rl617_1_P2 chromosome 2, CSIRO_AGI_Rlap_v1, whole genome shotgun sequence, one genomic interval encodes:
- the LOC139887918 gene encoding protein FAR1-RELATED SEQUENCE 5-like produces MEPEREYDISDEDINEIQNDDDYNSPKATATRKNETPGGSLYYAPIVDKLFLPVIGHNYGTLDQCEEMYRLYAYHACFDIRKAGQKTAKSGLVKQKYYLCNKAGTPKEVYFDTLQETKKPIRKSNMECTGCRAKVRFDRVYGTYTFVLADFEEQHNHELLPIEYRHLSKKERQMRYAEKLFVYHSTKRYLNVFINATDSQMLVNKLEKRKKYVPGFSFEYKLEKSQLHSIFWADEVAKCNYKEFSDVISFDATYRTNRYNLKFVPFTGIDNHRRCVTVAAAMIRDETVESYKWLLNCFMKTFGKEPNMIVTDQDKSMAIAIKEVFKTANHRLCMWHIMRKVPSKIQEANPNIEDKQEKDFKKRFDKIVWNMYIEPTVFEEKWEKLMDDFSLKNDSWFKYMFDIRSSWIPAYFIETEMFGLMRTTSRSESENAFFSHFTRSASNLLTFMDGFESAMLKQRSKQESLNVQTIKKNLKLLTLLRIEKHALKVYTDTIFLIIQQEIVAALYKCSLDKMDKEEYTEIFVVKEKLESERNARMKGRKMKVRMKVRMKGKKMKAQVWRIKGKARMKKKSSSNTR; encoded by the exons ATGGAACCAGAGAGGGAATACGATATTAGTGATGAAGACATCAACGAAATCCAGAATGATGATG ATTATAATTCACCAAAAGCAACTGCAACACGTAAAAACGAAACACCAGGTGGATCATTGTATTATGCACCAATTGTTGACAAACTTTTCTTACCGGTCATTGGTCATAATTATggaacacttgatcaatgtgaagaGATGTATAGGTTATATGCATATCATGCATGTTTTGACATAAGAAAGGCTGGACAAAAAACTGCAAAATCTGGATTAGTGAAACAAAAATATTACTTATGCAACAAGGCTGGCACACCAAAGGAAGTCTACTTTGACACATTACAAGAAACTAAAAAGCCAATTCGGAAAAGCAACATGGAATGCACAGGATGTAGGGCTAAAGTTAGATTCGACCGGGTGTATGGAACATATACTTTCGTTCTTGCTGACTTTGAAGAACAACATAATCATGAGTTGCTACCGATAGAATACAGACATTTAAGTAAAAAGGAAAGACAAATGAGGTATGCGGAGAAGTTGTTTGTATACCATTCGACA AAACGATATTTGAATGTGTTTATCAATGCAACTGATTCTCAAATGCTCGTTAACAAATTGGAAAAAAGGAAAAAATATGTTCCTGGTTTTTCATTTGAGTACAAGCTTGAAAAAAGTCAATTACATTCCATTTTCTGGGCGGATGAAGTTGCAAAGTGCAACTACAAGGAGTTTAGTGATGTTATCTCATTTGATGCAACATATAGAACTAACAG GTACAACCTCAAGTTTGTACCATTTACTGGAATAGATAACCACCGTAGGTGTGTCACTGTTGCTGCAGCAATGATCAGGGATGAAACAGTCGAGAGTTATAAATGGCTACTTAATTGCTTCATGAAGACATTCGGGAAAGAGCCAAACATGATTGTGACAGATCAGGACAAATCAATGGCGATAGCCATAAAAGAGGTCTTTAAGACGGCAAATCATAGACTATGCATGTGGCACATTATGCGGAAGGTGCCATCAAAG ATTCAAGAAGCAAATCCTAATATTGAAGACAAACAAGAAAAAGACTTCAAGAAGAGATTTGATAAAATTGTGTGGAATATGTACATAGAACCaactgtttttgaagaaaaatgGGAAAAGTTGATGGACGATTTTTCATTGAAGAATGACAGTtggttcaaatatatgtttgatattAGATCAAGTTGGATACCAGCATATTTCATCGAAACTGAAATGTTTGGTTTGATGCGAACTACTTCAAGATCAGAGAGTGAAAATGCTTTTTTTTCACACTTTACAAGATCTGcatcaaatctgttgacttttatgGACGGCTTTGAATCTGCCATGTTAAAACAGAGGTCAAAACAAGAATCTTTGAATGTACAGACAATCAAGAAAAACCTAAAATTATTAACGTTGCTAAGAATTGAAAAACATGCATTGAAGGTATACACGGATACAATTTTTCTGATTATTCAACAAGAGATTGTTGCAGCTTTGTATAAATGTTCGTTAGATAAAATGGACAAAGAGGAATACACGGAAATATTTGTTGTTAAAGAGAAATTGGAAAGTGAAAGGAATGCTCGAATGAAGGGAAGAAAAATGAAGGTTCGAATGAAGGTTCGAATGAAGGGAAAAAAGATGAAGGCTCAAGTATGGAGGATAAAAGGGAAGGCTCGAATGAAGAAAAAGAGTTCTTCAAATACAAGGTAA